The Camelus dromedarius isolate mCamDro1 chromosome 36, mCamDro1.pat, whole genome shotgun sequence genome segment TTCCCTCCTTACATCTGGGAGCCTCATCAAATGCaggactcccctccctccccgccacaTCCCGTGTCCCGTGCATATGTCCTAACGGCTTTATTTCGCAAAATGCAGGGACcgattttcctttctctggaaaTGATGCCACCTCTTTGATTCTGGGATATATCTTCCATCTCCGAAAAACACTTCAGTACATACAGTGCATgcatacatttttattacaaaGAAATGAGAATTTGAAAATTTTGGGGTTGCCCAACTAGAGAACCCCCTTTTTCTCTGCCAGGACTTGGGGTTACGACTTGGATGCTGACATAGCTGGGACGTTGGCCAGTCAGCCAAGATTGCGGTGCCGTGAGCAACACAAGCCTTTCCATTTCCTCACATTTCCctccctgatttttttcttaccagttttggAACCATTTCATATTATTCCTTTGCTATACATTTTCTGTAAAGTTAATTAATCGCCTTAAGAGATATTCCATAGGCCTTTGGAGATAATGTGATCATCTCGTTTTAATTCATAATACTTTTAAGTAGTTGTTGCAGTTACTGGGCATAAagttgccttttgttttgttttcgttCTGTTTTTGAGGAATTACAGCTGCATCTGCAAGAGGCCAGGCAACAGGCCTATCAGGTAAATCAGCAACAAGGTTGttcagaggagagggaggcaccGATCGGGTGGCCCTAACGTCCGATCGGCACCGTGACTGGAGCGAGAGTCCGGAGTCAGTCGACCAGGCTCTTTGGCTTTGAAAACACTGCCCCATTTCCATGAGGTCAGAGTGCCCCATGTGTTTCAGGGAAGCCCCAGATTAGCGTCCCAGCATTCTGCCAGCTTAGTAGCTAGAAGCAATTCGGTTTCAAGCGTGCCGGCGACACTCTTGTCACTGTCTAGGTGAGGAACACCTGGAAAGGTGGCAGCCTCTGAAAGAGTTTATCCCTCAAGTGATACGCTGGAATCCGAGCACACAGGCCTCCAGCCTCGTCCAAGCTGTGCCGCTCAGGAGAGtgacccccttcccccagcctcagtctcctcctctgtccgtTTAGATGCTGCGGTGGGGCCCAGACGTGGGACCCGCAGGCGCCGTGTGTGGTGTGCGCGCTGGGTCACTGCTGTGGGAGAGGATGACAGGGACCCCGCAGTCAGGACGTCCTGGGCAGGGCACCCCCTGTTCGCATGTGCCTGCCAGAGCTCATTTCTACACATTTTCATGCCTCCCGGGGCAGTCTTGGTAGGCATTCAACCCTGTGCCCTTACTTAGAACAAGCAGAGAAGAGAATGGGTTTGAGAAGGCTGGTTGAAAAGCAGTGAAGGTAAAGGCCTCTTGCGTCAAAAGCAGTGGCCCTCCCTTAGCTAAACCCGGGTGCTCAGGAGAGCCTGCCCAGAGGCAGATGCTCTGGCTGGACCGGGTCCTGCGGCACAGCCTGCATACTTGGGGCTCCTTGGACTGCACCCAGATCTGTGTTAGCATCTGAGCCTTGTCTGCCGAGAGGATGACCCGTGGGTAAGCCACTGGGAAGCAGGAAGCCCAGCCAGGGGTCACGCTCTTCCGTGCTCCGAAGAAGCAAGTGGGTGATGTGGAATCCCTTACATGTGGCTCATCTGTTATCCCACAGGGAGCTCCGCTAATGGGCCCAGAGCAAAGCACAAGCGGGCAAGACTGAGTGTGTGAAGTCTCTTGCCGTGAACTGTCTCTGGAAGCAGAGTGAGGTCACCTAAGAAACCCGGAGCGAGGGGAAATGCTCATTAACGAAGGAATTTTGCTGGGGCTAGGAAACGGCCAACTCATTATTTCCCTTCTAAATTCttctaaagggggaaaaaataatcctGCTTTCCAAGAAATTTTGCTTGTTGGCAAATTGCTTGGTGTGTTAATTCAGTTTGGGGGGTGAAGTGGAAGGACGtgcctttaaaaatacatctcCTGCATCCGACCTGGAgaaatttctctctcttactgtgctgcttttggttttttgtttgtttgttttttgggttttttttttttttgccattagagagagagagggagaggcagaccACAGACTGTGGacatattttcctttgtttttcccttctccttctttttatagtttgtttatttttcaagtggACGTGTATAGAGAGAGTGACTGTCTAGCAGAGAAAATACATCTGGAATCCATCAGCTCAAGCTGGgttccccctttccccccagatGCCCCTCCTTGGAATggagggatgggagtggggggGCACACCTCTGAACCGCCTTCTAGAAGGTGTTGTATCCTTTCTCTGCAAAAAGGAAAGTCTTGGTGTCGAAAGCTCTTGGGTGGTGGGTCTGTGCTGAATAGGTCAGAGGGGAGCCCAGGTGTGGGCAGAGTGCTTGCGGCAGCTTCACCGTGAGACGCAGATGGTCAGGTCCTCActtggagtgggggagggagtgggtcTGTCGGAATCTGGGTTTGTTGGAAGACCACTGCCCCATGAGCAGAAGTATCTCTCTCCTTCGTCTTCTAAACAAGCCCGGCTTTCTGAATATGTGCAGGACGAGCCAGCACCCGGCCAGACTTCTCAGCATCAAACTGTTTTTAAGCATTCAGGTGGGAGTTTAGCAGTGATACTCCTACAGCAGGAAGGCAGTACTGGTCGCTGCCAGCCCTGGACACTTAAAttctaaaatgaaacaaatcGGGGGCATTTGTGATGTGGAACTCCTGCCCTCGCTGGGGCCGTCTCTAGCTCCCCACAGACACAAGTCCACAGGCCCGCCGGCTGAGCCCTGTAAGCCTCTGCAGGGACTCTCCCAGCAAAACCCAGTCTGGACATCAGCCGGCTCTGGGAAACCCACGGGGCCCCTTGGAAACGCGGGCACTTGCACGCCCTGCATGTCCTCAGCCCGTCCTAGGAACCCAACTTAGAGCAGCATGTGGAAGTGACCCCACATCCACCAACCAGAGTGAACGGAAGCGCTGCGTCCACCCACGCGGGGGAGCACTGGCAGGGAGCCGCCCCCATCTCCGCGCACGACCCGCAGGACATCACGCTCAGAGGAAGCTGCCCCGCAGCTGTCTGCCGTATGGCTCCGTTTATGCGACGGTCGGACACAGGTTAAACTACTCTGGGGATGGGAAGCCCGGAGAGTGgtggtgactagaggggccacgaCGGGTAGGACAGGCTGGCCTCCGGGAGCACCGGTGCCCGGCACCCCTGCAGTGACCGGCAGCACCAGGGCGGGTAAGCCACGAGGGCTGCTGCGCCACCTCGCCCCGAGCAGGGCTGGCTGACTCCCGGGGATTCAGGGGCCGGGCGTGGGCAGAGCGTTCTCCTGGCAAACTCGGAGCCTGTGCTGCACCCTTGGGGTGGAGGCTGAACTCTCCCGGGAGACGGTTCTGACCACGCGTAGCCGTGTTCCAAGGCTTCCGAATCAGTCTGGCCTTTAGCCCAGCACTTAACTCTCAGACAGGGTCTACTTTTTAATGCTGATGATCCAAAGGAAATAAGCTTTTGGATTCCAAAGGGAGATGGGTGTCTTCTTGTGACGCAAAAGGCGGAGACTCGCATTTAACAAAAGAGGCTCTGAAAAAGTATGCTCCTGGAGAGCTCAGTATGTAATTAGGGGAAGTTACAAATCAAGCATTAATGGGAAAATAACAGCCACCCTCAGGATTCAGGGGTTTGATGGGTTTCCGGCACATCTTAGGGTACTTTTATTTGGGTCATTTTCTTGCTGGTTGTTAGTTTTTactgtttccctttttttctctgctcAGTTCTATCAAAACTCTGCATATTCAGGGGAAAAAGGAATTGATGTGAGTCTGCAGAGTCTGTGGTCTGTTCCCTTGGTTCTTTATTCCCCAGAGAAGCACAGATCCAGCAGTTTTATTAAAGGGACTGGCTTCTCCCTGCCGTCCGAACCACAAGGCACAGTCAGCGGGTGGAGACCGTCCATAGGGAGCCAGGGGTATTTAATTAGGGTGGGGTCACCATGGGGGAAACAGGCACGGGAGGCAAACTTCAGACGTACCCTGGTTTCAGAAACCTTTCCGTGCAGGTGCCTGGAGTGGGATTTCCGGCGTCGCTCTGCCCCAGGGTCCGTGGGAACTCAGGGACCATTTACCTTCCTGTCCTTTTTGGTAGcagttgttttggtttttggtttttttgtgggttttgtttttgtttttgttttatcattcAGACTATCCTGGTGCTGTCAGTTACCGTCAAAACTTCTCATGTTACATTTGCCGTTACTGGGGTCCTGGGGTGGAAACCCCGATGGGAAAGTGCATGTCTCAGAGGCATTTTTGAGGCAGACCAGACACGGTGGTGCCGTGGACAGAGGGGCGGCCCCTTGGAGGGGTGACAGCAGGCGGCCTGGCGTGGGGGGCCAGCCGTGTGACCCCACTGCTGTCAGGGAAACAGCCCCTCTCAGGATGCTGCGCTTTGCGACTCTCGGTGGAGCATgtgccttcctcctcctgccctttccATGAACGGGACACACGTGACCCGGGTGGTGCGTCCGTGTGGGGACCCCGAGGCCTCTCAGGGGTTGTGCTCTGGGGCGGGAAGTGGTGGGAAGAGAACCAGGCGGCTGAGTTCTCCTGGGCCTGGTTTCCCACGACAGCCAGGGAGGACCGGCAAAGTGGGAGCGCGGGTTCTCCGTCCACTGCCCGCAGATGAGCGTCCTTAGATGAGCAGTAACAAAGGGCCCCCATCCGTGTACAAggcgctgggagaggagagatgcCACGATGGACCTCACGGGGTGTCGGCGCGAGGGCTAAACACAGGGCTTCAGGGAACGTGTTTCCACCCTTAAAAAGACGGCTCgcaatttggttttttttattgaagtacagtcagttgcaatgtgtcaatttccggtgtacagcacagtgtcccagtcatgcacacacatacatgtgttcatcctcatattcgttttcattaaaggctacaagatactaaatatagttccctgtgctatgtagaaGAAGTCTGTTTTTTATCTAGTTTTATAGATAGTGGTTATTGCAATTTGTTTGAAAAAGCAGTGTGCAGCCTTGGAGAAAAGTCACCAGGGGCGGGCTGATTGCAGACAGTGTTACAGAGCAGGTAGAATTTGATGTGTGGCTTGAAGCACGAgcaagatttaaataaaaatgggggaggggccagggcaggagggggccgGTGGGAAGGCTGCCCAGCAACCTgacccctgcctctgcctccgccTCCGGGAGACCTGCAGACCCTCATCCTTGCCGCTCCAGACCAAGCAGGGGGACACCAGGGCTGAGCGGGGGAGCCTTAATGCCCGGCCCGAGGCAGCAGGGCTCCCCCGGGTCaggggaggcagccccagggccctggggctcaTCAGCCATCAGGGAGACCTTGGCAGGTGCCTCTCGAGCACTTCGCTGTTAGTGCAGACGAAGGACCTGCCCACTTTTCCCTTTGGAAGTTAGAAGCGGTTTCTGCCAACACCTGGTGGTGAAGGGTCCTGGAGGCCGAGCACAGGCGTTGGCTCAGACACCGGGGGCCCATGTGGCTTCCAGAGCAGGCTGCACATCGAAACACCAGGACACGGGAAGGGATCTCTGCAAAGAAGCAGTGGAGCCACCTCTGCCCGACGTGGGAAAACCAGAGGCCCTCAAACTAAGGGAGGGGAGGTTTGAGAACGCCCTCGCGGCCCTGGGACAGTTACCTGGGGGTTCCGGAAGGCGGGAAGCCCTGCTTGGATCTCCTCTGCTTCTCTACTGCAGAGCCGCCCTCACGTTGACCTTCCAGCGGCTAAGGCCCTCCCTGGGAATGAGCTCAGTGGGGGCGCCAGACCTTCAGATGCCATCACACCCCAAAACGCAGAGCCCCACCTCGTTGGAGAGTGGTCTGTGCACCTCTGAACCAAACTGAAATGTCATAAAACTTCACTGAATCCTCACGGGAAGCTGTTGTCAATTAGCCTCGTTTGATCTtaattatatacttaaatattCAAATACTTTTAGTTTAGACTCAGTTTAGTGAAAGCCACTCCTACCTTGGTAGTGGGACCTGCGTCACCGTGGACATCACAGGAGGCCTATGGGTCACGCCACAGGTCGGGGGGGCACCCCCAGGTCGGGCGGGGAGGGGCCGTGGGGGGCCTGGCGGTGGGGCTCTCCACGCGACTCGCTCTGTGCTCCCAGGTTGGCATCTCTCAGCTCATACACACCAGTTTACTTTGGGTGGTTTAGACAGTTACGTGTAAACTCTGAATTTGAAGCCAGACTCAGAAGTCCACGTGCTTGTCCTTGCTCGTCGTCCTTCGGTCTTAGTAGAAGTTGATTCGGCTTTCACAGGTTTGCCTGCTGTCCTCCGCTGTCTCTACGCTCAGGCGCTCCCTGGGGGAGTGGCCGCGTGGGCCGTGCACGGCCTGTCCTGTTCTTCCTTTGGTGGCTGCGTGCGGGGTCCCCGAGCTCCCCACCTATGGGCCGTCTAGACTGGGtttctggccctggccctggcgcCAGGGGATCCCCTCCAGGAAGTGCGAGTACTTCCCACACATCACTCCAGAGCTCACCGAGGAGGGTTCAGAAGTCGGGTGGGCGTTACTCAGTTTCCATCCCATTTTCTGGACCTGACGCAGTCCTCCGTGTCTCTCGGCAGCTGGGCATAAGGGTTTGCCAGCCCCTGTGCGATGGGCGAGGATGAACTGGTGAGCGTCCCGAAGTGTCTTGAGACTTCCAGGTGGAAGTGTTTGGATCTGTGTGTGACCGTGACCCTTGAATGACTGCGGGGCCCGGGCACTGAATTTCCCTCCCCAGTTAGCTGCAGGCAGAACCGCTCCCTAGGGTCCCCAGAAGCATTTAGGATTTAGGAGCGTGGCTTGTGTTGAGAGGTCCGTTCTGGGCCCTCCTGCACCAGCCGTCCACGTGTTCCGGCATTTGTGGCTCCTTTCTCCAACCTGTTGTCGCTGTGGCTCTTGGGTGCTGTTCCTTCACCAGTGGACACCTCTCCTCTTGTCTTTCCGCAGGCGTTCATTCGGCGCACCCTGCCTGGGCTCCGGCCTGGCTCGCGGCTGAAGCCTGAGAAATGGACGTGCCCACGGCGCCCTCTAGTGGATTCTGGCGCTAACCGGCTGCGCGCTTCCAGCGGTGACGATGGTGCTCGTGCCGCGCCCCAGGCCCTACTCGTCCAACGAGACCCTGTACGAACATTACAACTACGTGGGCAAGCTGGAGGGCAGGCTGAGGGATGCCCCCGAGGGCAGCATGCTCACCACCGTGCTGTTCTTGGTCATCTGCAGTTTCATTGTCCTGGAGAACCTGATGGTTTTGATCGCCATCTGGAAAAACAATAAATTTCACAACCGCATGTACTTTTTCATCGGCAACCTGGCCCTCTGCGACCTGCTGGCCGGCATAGTGTACAAGGTCAACATTCTGATGTCGGGCAAGAAGACGCTGAGCCTGTCTCTGACGGTCTGGTTCCTGCGGGAGGGCAGCATGTTCGTGGCCCTGGGGGCATCCACCTGCAGCCTGCTGGCCATCGCTATCGAGCGGCACCTGACCATGGTCAAAATGAGGCCTTACGACGCCAACAAGAGGCACCGCGTCTTCCTCCTGATCGGGATGTGCTGGCTCATCGCGTTCTCACTGGGCGCCCTGCCCATCCTGGGCTGGAACTGCCTGCAGAACCTCCCCGACTGCTCCACCATCCTGCCCCTCTACTCCAAGAGGTACATCGCCTTCTGCATCAGCATCTTCACGGCCGTCCTGCTGACCATTGTCATCCTGTATGCGCGCATCTACTTCCTGGTGAAGTCCAGCAGCCGCCGAGTGGCCAGCCCCCACAACTCGGAGCGGTCCATGGCCCTGCTGCGGACCGTGGTGATCGTGGTGAGCGTGTTCATCGCCTGCTGGTCTCCACTCTTCATCCTCTTCCTGGTGGACGTGGCCTGCAAGGTGAAGGAGTGTGCCATCCTGTTCGAGGCCCAGTGGTTCATCGTGCTGGCGGTGCTCAACTCCGCCATGAACCCGGTCATCTACACGCTGGCCAGCAGGGAGATGCGGCGGGccttcttctggctggtctgCGCCTGCCTGGTGCGGGGCCGGGGTGCCCGCTCCTCGCCCACCCAGCCGGCTCTCGATCCAAGCAGGAGCAAGTCCAGCGGCAGCAACCACAGCAGCCCCTCCGCAAAGAGCAAGGAAGACCTTCCCCAGGGGGCCGCCGCGCCCTGCATCACCGACAGGAACAAAACCCTGCAGAACGGGATCTTCTGTAAATGAAGGCACTGGCCTTGAGGAACAGGGGCTCCTCGTGTGTCCACAGGAGAAGCGGCAGCCGGTCCTGCAGCCACGTCCTTACGGATCGCATGCCTCACCCACGGGGCCCCTTCCAGAGCTGTGGCTCAGGAAATCTGCTGACAGCCTGCCTGGTCTGGACGtctcttgggggggggggcaagggaTCAGAACCCACTTCAGTGTAGACAGCGCACCTTGCCCGTTTAGGCTAGAGAGTCTTCCAGACATACGAAGCTGCTGTCATTGGCCGCTTTGCCCTGAGTCCCACTGGCCGCTGGccgcagggcctggggaggggaggtcgTGGACCACACAGTGGACAGTACGTTTCCCAGATCATCAGGATGGTGTCTGGTGACTTTACACTACATTGACTGCGCACAGAATGGACGCTGTGTGTTTGCCATTTCTGTGTTCCGTAGCACTTGTGTTTCAAATGTCTGCCGTCGGTACACACGTGAGCTGCAGTGCGTGTGGTATTGATGTCACAGGGGGAACAGGTCCGCTTTGACTGAGCCCCCAGGTATAAGCAGGTGCAAGGACGCAGCTGGGAAGCAGGTGGACACGCCGGCCCCAGTCTCTTCAGACAGAGGTGCAGTCTCACGCTGAGCAGGGTTTGAAAAGCCCAAGTCCCCGAACAGGGCTTCTCGTCCCAGGCTTGTCTCAGATGTGTGAGGCTGACCCCACGCTGTCCTGAGGCCTGTCCCTGATGGTGTCTGGAGGACCCTGGGGAGAACAAGCCAGTCCTGTGGGCGTACGCCCTCCAAGGGGAGCCCTGCTCGTCCTCTGTCACGGGTCCCTGCAGAGTCGGAAGCCAGTCCAAGCGCCAAGTTAGCCAGATGATGTGGTGGTTTTGGAAAAGCCAGCCAAGGTATCCCAGGGGCCTGTGCCCCAGACCAGCCAAGAAGAGAACCCACGAGGGGGAGGCGGAGGACAGAGCCCGGCCCGGCCAGCTTTCCGACTCGCACGGACCAAGGGTCTGCTCACCGTAATGGGAAGATTCTGTTGAATTAAAAGAGATTTCAAGACGACACTAATTCTATGGTGAGTCGAACCTGTATCAGGGAAGCATGAGGTCAGGAGCCCCCTGTGGTCACAGCCGAGCAGCCGGGGCCGTCGGCAGTGTCACGACTCCCCAGAGCTGGCCCCGACCGTGACTCTTAGAGCCGTTTAGTTGTGCCCTGGCGGTCTGCACGCTCTTCAGAGCAGGGTGGTGATactgtaacttctttttctgCACAGGTGTGCCCTGCATCACTCTGTTTACCTTATGAAGGGGTCCCTTAGCAGGTGTCTTTGTACAGCCATCCCCAAGGGCGCAGCACAAATGgatgaaaaataatacacagaTCTGCAGAGCTGTCGTGAGCATGTCGTTCACATGCTGAGTTTTTTGTAAAgacaacaaacaataaaaaagaaaaattttccagaGGAGTCTTACCTGGGTAAACCTCGCATCAGAACCCCCTGCCGTTTTTAGGTTCAGCGAGGATTTTGCCTGAGCAGAGACTACGGGGGCAGTCTCAATACACGAACGGCTTTTCAGCGAGAAGGTGACTTGTCTCTGTGATCTGATGCAAGCTCCTCTTTATTAAGGAACATCTCCGTGGGTCCTGAGTGACCATGTACCAGCCGACatctttgttaatttttgttaCCAGTAGGAGAAATCCTGTTTGCAAGGGGACGTTCATCGGTGGCATTTTCTGAGGACTTCTTTACatcactgaaaaggaacttactCTTTTGTCCGACAGCATGAGAAACCCCAGGACACGTCCAGAAAAGTTAAGCATTGAGATACGGGGGTAAGAAAGAGAAGAACGTCTCAGAGAGCCGAAGTACTGGGCGCTGCGTTTTGACTAAGGTGGTGGAGTGACTTAGGAGCTGTTTAAGTCGGTTCCGAGGCGCTTGGCGGGCCCCAGGTCTCTGGCACTAATGTCGATAAGCCCGGGCACCACGGCCCCAACTTGTTTTGAGACAGCGCAAAACTTTCAGTCaacctgaaagaaaaatactcGCCGAAAAGTGACTGCGTTTATTTGATACATGCGAGAAGATAATCAAATTTAGTACCACTGTGTACGTTCCCAGCTCGCTGGCCGGAGAGCCCTTAGAAGTTGAGGGTCAAAGCCGCAGAGAACTTGGGCGTTAGGCCTCGTTCAGTCAGTAACCTTTACCGTGTCCCGTGTGTGTTTGTTAAGGAAATAAAGCCAAAAGCCTTTGTACAGGCTCATTGCGGGCAGTCCCTGTAGGGGGCTGTGTACCCCGGGGCCGCCCTTGGTGATGTGCGAAGTGGC includes the following:
- the S1PR3 gene encoding sphingosine 1-phosphate receptor 3, with translation MVLVPRPRPYSSNETLYEHYNYVGKLEGRLRDAPEGSMLTTVLFLVICSFIVLENLMVLIAIWKNNKFHNRMYFFIGNLALCDLLAGIVYKVNILMSGKKTLSLSLTVWFLREGSMFVALGASTCSLLAIAIERHLTMVKMRPYDANKRHRVFLLIGMCWLIAFSLGALPILGWNCLQNLPDCSTILPLYSKRYIAFCISIFTAVLLTIVILYARIYFLVKSSSRRVASPHNSERSMALLRTVVIVVSVFIACWSPLFILFLVDVACKVKECAILFEAQWFIVLAVLNSAMNPVIYTLASREMRRAFFWLVCACLVRGRGARSSPTQPALDPSRSKSSGSNHSSPSAKSKEDLPQGAAAPCITDRNKTLQNGIFCK